In Candidatus Melainabacteria bacterium, a single window of DNA contains:
- a CDS encoding type II toxin-antitoxin system HicB family antitoxin codes for MKYKFKVVLMPIQEPGFEGQYTVTVPSLPGIVTQGKNKQDALKMAEEAIALHIEDMLEENEIIPNDFEDTVELEIKINK; via the coding sequence ATGAAATATAAATTTAAAGTTGTTTTAATGCCAATTCAAGAGCCAGGATTTGAAGGACAATACACAGTAACTGTCCCTTCATTGCCAGGAATAGTCACCCAAGGAAAAAATAAACAAGATGCTTTAAAGATGGCAGAAGAAGCAATTGCTTTGCACATTGAAGACATGTTAGAAGAAAATGAAATTATTCCTAATGATTTTGAAGATACCGTTGAATTAGAAATAAAGATTAATAAATGA
- the secA gene encoding preprotein translocase subunit SecA, with protein MLNLLEKLFGENNEAKLKAIQPIVERINSLEEEFLKLTDNELKAKTFYFKTLIENKIKTIEDKPLLPEDAPKIPGIIRNTKDKATYEILDQILPEAFATVREVSKRTLSMRHFDVQLIGGIVLHQGKIAEMKTGEGKTLVATLPVYLNALTGRGVHIVTVNDYLAKRDAEWMGKIYRFLGMDVGLVIPHQKKAEKYHAYRADITYGTNNEYGFDYLRDNMETSLKGCTQREYFYALVDEVDSILIDEARTPLIISGMPAEGQREIYIVMSKLSCRLKKGKDKDDQNCDYWVDEKARNVVLTDCGIKTAEELLNIDDLWDIRGNLAHHLLQALKAKELFKKDTDYVIKPNPESNNKLEVVIVDEFTGRLMMGRRWSDGLHQAIEAKENVPIQEETLTLATITFQNYFRLYPKLAGMTGTAYTEKDEFRKIYNLDVVCIPTNKKNIREDYDDQVYRTEKYKFYSVIEEIVKTHLTGRPILVGTVSIEKSELISELLSKPQMMTKLMQEKANRVIKTLKEKKIENENTGKLLKLLDRPGNLKCSELSPILKELKSNYQDNEFEYLLDKLESLVEVVEAIRTKIPHNILNAKNHEKEAYIVAQAGRFGAITIATNMAGRGTDIILGGNPEYLTKEAISKLKLSQESQEKWNEFYEKFKQECDEEHKKVVELGGLHIVGTERHESRRIDNQLRGRAARQGDPGSTKFFLSLEDNLMRIFGGDKISNIMSFLKAEEDMPIEAKMVTGAIENAQKRVEAHNFDIRKHVLQYDDVMNIQREVIYRERRKILEGSDISTSIVEIIKNHVESTLYTHINPETPQESWLDEALPNLHKTLAGDIPILTSILRLEDLQNKGFEEIKENLLEAAENSYLQKVEQFGKENIKEIERQIMLHVIDNKWVEHLHNMDALREGIHLRGYGQKDPLMEYKREAFDMFEQLLLDIKRETIILLMHAQVESAENLEKAEEEVEV; from the coding sequence ATGCTCAACTTATTAGAAAAACTCTTTGGTGAAAATAATGAAGCTAAGTTAAAAGCTATTCAACCTATTGTTGAAAGAATAAATAGCTTAGAAGAAGAATTTCTTAAGCTTACAGATAATGAGCTAAAAGCAAAAACCTTTTACTTTAAAACCTTAATAGAAAATAAAATCAAAACTATTGAAGATAAGCCTCTACTACCTGAAGATGCTCCCAAAATCCCAGGAATTATAAGAAATACTAAAGATAAAGCTACGTATGAAATTCTAGATCAAATTTTACCTGAAGCATTTGCAACAGTTCGTGAAGTTTCAAAAAGAACTTTAAGTATGAGACATTTTGATGTTCAGTTAATTGGTGGAATAGTTTTACATCAAGGAAAAATTGCAGAGATGAAAACAGGAGAAGGAAAAACACTAGTTGCTACATTACCTGTTTACTTAAATGCTCTAACAGGAAGAGGGGTTCATATTGTAACAGTAAATGATTACCTTGCAAAACGTGATGCTGAGTGGATGGGTAAAATCTATAGATTTCTTGGAATGGATGTAGGCTTAGTAATTCCACATCAAAAAAAAGCAGAAAAATATCATGCTTATAGAGCAGATATTACTTATGGAACAAATAACGAGTATGGTTTTGATTATTTAAGAGATAACATGGAAACAAGCTTAAAAGGTTGTACTCAAAGAGAGTATTTTTATGCCCTTGTTGATGAGGTTGATAGCATTCTTATAGATGAAGCTAGGACACCTTTAATTATTTCAGGTATGCCTGCAGAAGGACAAAGAGAAATTTATATTGTAATGTCTAAGCTCTCTTGTAGATTAAAAAAAGGTAAAGATAAAGACGATCAAAATTGTGATTATTGGGTAGATGAAAAAGCAAGAAATGTTGTTTTGACTGATTGTGGAATTAAAACTGCTGAAGAACTTTTAAACATAGATGATTTATGGGACATAAGAGGAAATCTAGCACATCATTTACTTCAAGCATTAAAAGCAAAAGAGTTATTTAAAAAGGATACAGATTATGTAATCAAACCAAATCCTGAATCAAACAATAAACTTGAGGTAGTTATTGTAGATGAATTTACTGGGAGATTAATGATGGGTAGAAGGTGGAGCGATGGCTTACACCAAGCTATTGAAGCTAAAGAAAATGTACCAATTCAAGAAGAAACTCTTACACTTGCTACTATAACTTTTCAAAATTATTTTAGACTATATCCAAAATTAGCAGGCATGACAGGAACTGCATATACAGAAAAAGATGAGTTTAGAAAAATATATAACCTGGATGTTGTTTGTATACCTACAAACAAAAAAAATATCCGCGAAGATTATGATGATCAGGTTTACAGGACAGAGAAATATAAATTTTACTCGGTTATAGAAGAGATTGTAAAAACTCATTTAACTGGAAGACCAATACTTGTAGGAACTGTAAGTATTGAAAAATCTGAATTGATTTCTGAGCTATTATCAAAGCCACAAATGATGACAAAACTAATGCAAGAAAAAGCTAACCGAGTAATAAAAACATTAAAAGAAAAAAAAATTGAAAATGAAAACACAGGCAAGCTTTTAAAACTTTTAGACAGACCAGGAAATTTAAAATGTAGTGAACTTAGTCCTATATTAAAAGAATTAAAATCTAACTACCAAGATAATGAATTTGAATATCTGTTAGACAAGCTTGAATCACTAGTTGAAGTAGTTGAAGCTATTAGAACTAAGATTCCACACAATATATTAAATGCAAAAAACCATGAAAAGGAAGCGTATATAGTAGCTCAAGCTGGAAGGTTTGGAGCAATTACAATTGCTACAAATATGGCTGGTCGTGGTACAGATATTATTTTAGGCGGTAATCCAGAATACTTAACAAAAGAAGCTATCTCTAAGCTAAAACTATCACAAGAAAGTCAAGAGAAATGGAATGAGTTTTATGAAAAATTTAAACAAGAATGTGATGAAGAACATAAAAAAGTTGTTGAACTTGGAGGATTACATATAGTTGGTACTGAAAGGCATGAATCAAGAAGAATAGATAATCAGCTTAGAGGACGTGCTGCAAGACAAGGAGATCCTGGATCAACAAAATTCTTTTTATCTCTTGAAGATAATTTAATGAGAATTTTTGGTGGGGACAAGATATCAAACATTATGTCATTTTTAAAAGCAGAAGAAGACATGCCAATTGAAGCAAAAATGGTAACAGGTGCAATTGAAAATGCTCAGAAAAGAGTAGAAGCACATAACTTTGACATTAGAAAACATGTTTTACAATACGACGATGTAATGAATATTCAGCGTGAAGTAATTTACAGAGAAAGAAGAAAAATATTAGAAGGAAGTGATATTAGTACATCAATTGTAGAAATTATAAAAAATCATGTGGAGTCAACATTATATACTCACATTAATCCTGAAACGCCACAGGAATCATGGTTAGATGAAGCATTGCCTAATTTACATAAAACGCTTGCTGGAGACATCCCAATATTAACTTCAATTCTAAGACTTGAAGATTTACAAAATAAAGGATTTGAAGAAATAAAAGAAAACTTACTTGAAGCAGCAGAAAATTCATATCTACAAAAGGTTGAACAATTTGGAAAAGAAAACATTAAAGAAATTGAAAGACAAATAATGCTTCATGTAATAGACAACAAATGGGTAGAACACTTACACAATATGGATGCACTTAGAGAAGGAATTCATCTTAGAGGTTATGGGCAAAAAGATCCATTAATGGAATACAAAAGAGAAGCATTTGATATGTTTGAACAACTATTACTTGATATAAAAAGAGAAACTATAATTTTACTTATGCATGCACAAGTAGAATCAGCTGAAAATTTAGAAAAAGCTGAAGAAGAAGTTGAGGTTTGA
- a CDS encoding radical SAM protein — MNITEISSVYGPVNSWRLGKSLGIDLIMDPSTCSFNCIYCQLGSIQKITLERKLFVDTKKVLQDFKSSDWKNASVITFSGSGEPTLAFNLGEVISGIKKITNKKIIVLTNGTLLNDDKVRKDLLKANVISVKLDAQDEKNLQIINRPASGINLNLILAGIKKLKKDINHDVPILQIQTMFVSQNKNQLEGLAKLLNEIKPDEVALNTPTRPYPSGWDIITRGAHGEDALKIKYPIKPLKQLTKEEAINIENKLKELTNLKILSVYGA, encoded by the coding sequence ATGAATATTACAGAAATCTCATCAGTATATGGCCCTGTTAATTCCTGGAGATTAGGAAAATCTCTTGGCATCGATTTAATAATGGATCCTTCCACATGTTCTTTTAACTGTATTTATTGTCAGCTTGGATCTATACAAAAAATTACTTTAGAAAGAAAGCTTTTTGTTGATACTAAAAAAGTTTTGCAAGATTTTAAGTCAAGTGACTGGAAAAATGCTTCTGTAATTACTTTTAGTGGAAGCGGAGAACCTACTTTAGCTTTTAATTTAGGTGAAGTAATTAGTGGAATAAAAAAAATTACAAATAAAAAAATAATAGTTCTTACAAATGGAACTTTATTAAATGATGATAAGGTACGCAAAGACCTCTTAAAAGCAAATGTAATATCTGTAAAACTTGATGCGCAAGATGAAAAAAATCTTCAAATAATAAATCGTCCTGCAAGTGGAATAAATTTAAATTTAATTTTAGCTGGTATTAAAAAATTAAAAAAAGATATAAACCACGACGTGCCCATATTGCAGATTCAAACTATGTTTGTGTCGCAGAACAAAAATCAATTAGAAGGACTTGCAAAATTGTTAAATGAAATCAAGCCAGATGAAGTAGCATTAAATACTCCAACACGTCCATATCCAAGTGGTTGGGATATTATTACAAGAGGAGCTCATGGTGAAGATGCTTTGAAGATAAAATATCCAATTAAACCTCTTAAGCAATTAACAAAAGAAGAAGCAATTAATATTGAAAACAAATTAAAAGAATTAACAAACTTAAAAATTCTTTCCGTTTATGGAGCATGA
- the rpmB gene encoding 50S ribosomal protein L28: MSRKCDLSGKKAQNGMRYSFLRAHFNPTAKRKFQVNLQTVRTTVNGKRVKLKVAASFLKTHPEIRAGIVLPLKKRSRKNLKKILALTS; this comes from the coding sequence ATGTCGAGAAAGTGTGATTTATCAGGGAAAAAAGCTCAAAATGGGATGAGATATTCTTTTTTACGTGCTCACTTTAATCCAACAGCTAAAAGAAAGTTTCAAGTAAATCTACAAACAGTTAGAACCACGGTTAACGGTAAAAGAGTAAAACTAAAAGTTGCAGCTTCATTCTTAAAGACACATCCAGAAATTAGAGCAGGGATTGTTTTACCATTAAAAAAAAGGTCTAGAAAGAATTTAAAAAAGATCTTGGCTCTTACTTCTTAA
- a CDS encoding type II toxin-antitoxin system HicA family toxin, with protein sequence MTNLRSLKPKELLSILEKAGWKIIRQKGSHIQLKHSNKPGFRVTIPYHNKDLAHGTINSIIKQIGLTRKEFIEILD encoded by the coding sequence ATGACAAATCTACGCTCCTTAAAGCCGAAAGAACTTTTATCTATATTAGAAAAGGCTGGATGGAAAATCATTAGGCAAAAAGGAAGTCATATTCAATTAAAACATTCTAACAAACCAGGTTTCAGAGTAACAATTCCATATCATAATAAAGATCTTGCACATGGAACAATAAATTCTATAATCAAACAAATAGGATTAACCAGAAAGGAATTTATTGAAATACTTGATTAA
- a CDS encoding DUF2490 domain-containing protein: MKKKTNSYIIILLVFYLESTNFAFSALANENFKNDLGLWTAINVNAPIKGKLESRFQISPRWLDNTTDFNQFILHALLGYKFNNHLSIFQGYAWNTLHIPNFKREQRPYQELTISHDANQISFEHRFRLDERFLQDIEGISLRARYRLKGSYPIDKAKKWFFVLFDEIFVNLNSHFDGPQAGLDQNRIYAGINHKFNENISADLGYQLQHFYKRSGTDNLNHFIFFYLNFYLPPFVN; the protein is encoded by the coding sequence ATGAAAAAAAAAACTAACTCTTATATTATTATTCTTTTAGTTTTTTATTTAGAATCTACAAATTTTGCATTTTCTGCATTAGCTAATGAAAACTTTAAAAACGATCTTGGTCTATGGACAGCAATAAATGTAAACGCACCAATAAAAGGTAAACTTGAAAGCAGATTTCAAATCAGTCCTCGCTGGCTTGATAACACAACTGATTTTAACCAGTTTATACTTCATGCTCTTTTAGGTTACAAATTTAATAACCACCTTTCAATTTTTCAGGGCTATGCCTGGAATACACTACATATCCCAAATTTTAAAAGAGAACAAAGGCCTTATCAAGAGCTAACAATTTCACATGACGCAAATCAAATTTCTTTTGAACACAGGTTTCGTCTTGATGAACGTTTTTTACAAGACATTGAAGGTATTTCACTTCGTGCAAGATACAGACTTAAAGGAAGTTATCCAATTGATAAGGCAAAAAAATGGTTTTTTGTTTTATTTGATGAAATATTTGTTAATTTGAATTCTCATTTTGATGGTCCACAAGCAGGTCTTGATCAAAATCGTATTTATGCAGGAATAAATCATAAATTTAATGAAAACATAAGTGCTGATTTAGGATATCAATTACAACACTTTTATAAAAGATCAGGCACTGATAATTTAAATCATTTTATATTTTTCTATCTTAATTTTTACCTGCCACCATTTGTTAATTGA
- a CDS encoding ribonuclease J, whose translation MTNSKETLKAIPLGGHGEIGKNSWVFEYKDEIIIVNFGMMLPGNSLSGVDLILPSTNYLIENQKKIKGLIITSGHDDSCGGVFYLLEKVKIPKIWGSELGIEVIKNQLLKNVTLPETEIIKPRKELQIGDSFTIKPIRNTFCLPDTYGLLIQTPQGNILYTGSYKIDQTPSDKELLDYFSYAQAGEDGVDLLISDSTNIESSGYSQSEINIIKRFDEIIKNSNSRIIIVGYANSLFKYEIIFKLALKHNKKVLLSGEHLINKIQAAIKTSFIKVDKNLFIQYKDIANVKDKELIIIMSGKYGDFLSSLIEIAKEKHEHIKLKPKDIVVISATAPPGTARILAHTIDQLYVQKVQVISSKVQDVHVSSHAAQEEAKFMLTIAKPRSFVPSHGEERQLVTYGNIAESMEVSPNDIHILKNGDILELREQVARARGKIQAQSIYYNQAKGLDIDESTMKERQTLSEEGTITIALTLNEERSIIAGPEIIAKGCSFAKGKDWRAFTLGTIELIKDTIKQALERNEKELPNLKSQIRDVINKTVLELINKRPLINVSIQEVKKVISHKL comes from the coding sequence ATGACAAATTCCAAAGAAACACTTAAAGCAATTCCACTTGGTGGTCATGGAGAAATCGGGAAAAACTCTTGGGTCTTTGAATACAAGGATGAAATTATTATTGTAAATTTTGGAATGATGTTACCAGGAAACAGCTTAAGTGGCGTAGATTTAATTTTGCCAAGTACTAATTATCTTATTGAAAATCAAAAAAAAATAAAAGGACTAATCATTACTTCAGGACATGATGATTCTTGTGGTGGTGTTTTTTACTTGTTAGAAAAAGTAAAAATCCCCAAAATATGGGGTTCAGAACTTGGGATTGAAGTGATTAAAAATCAATTACTTAAAAATGTAACTTTACCGGAAACTGAAATTATTAAGCCAAGGAAGGAATTGCAAATTGGAGACTCTTTTACCATAAAACCAATTAGAAACACTTTTTGCTTACCTGATACATATGGATTACTTATTCAAACACCACAAGGAAATATTTTATATACTGGTTCATATAAAATAGATCAAACTCCATCCGACAAAGAATTACTTGATTACTTTTCTTATGCTCAAGCTGGCGAAGATGGAGTTGACTTATTAATAAGTGACTCTACAAACATCGAAAGCTCTGGTTACTCTCAGTCAGAAATTAATATCATAAAACGCTTTGATGAAATAATCAAAAACTCAAATTCTAGAATAATAATTGTAGGATATGCAAATAGTTTGTTTAAGTATGAAATAATTTTTAAATTAGCACTAAAACATAATAAAAAAGTATTACTAAGTGGAGAACATTTAATAAACAAAATACAAGCAGCAATTAAAACTAGCTTTATTAAAGTAGATAAAAATTTATTTATTCAATACAAAGACATTGCAAATGTAAAAGACAAAGAATTAATAATTATTATGTCAGGAAAATATGGAGACTTTTTATCTTCATTAATAGAAATTGCAAAAGAAAAACATGAACATATAAAACTTAAACCTAAAGACATTGTAGTAATAAGTGCAACAGCACCTCCTGGAACTGCAAGAATTCTTGCACACACTATTGATCAGCTTTATGTACAAAAGGTCCAAGTAATAAGTAGCAAAGTCCAAGATGTACATGTATCAAGCCATGCAGCTCAAGAAGAAGCTAAGTTTATGCTAACAATAGCTAAACCTAGATCTTTTGTACCATCGCATGGAGAAGAAAGACAATTAGTGACCTATGGCAATATAGCAGAATCAATGGAAGTAAGCCCAAATGATATCCATATTTTAAAAAATGGTGACATATTAGAGCTAAGAGAACAAGTTGCAAGAGCAAGAGGTAAAATCCAAGCACAATCTATTTATTATAATCAAGCAAAAGGATTAGATATCGATGAAAGCACAATGAAAGAAAGACAAACTCTCTCAGAAGAAGGCACAATAACTATTGCTTTAACACTAAATGAAGAAAGAAGTATTATAGCTGGTCCTGAAATTATTGCAAAGGGATGTTCTTTTGCAAAAGGAAAAGATTGGAGAGCTTTTACACTTGGAACAATTGAACTTATAAAAGACACTATAAAACAAGCTTTAGAAAGAAATGAAAAAGAGCTTCCAAATTTAAAATCACAAATAAGAGATGTTATAAATAAAACGGTGTTAGAGCTTATTAATAAAAGACCACTTATAAATGTTTCAATACAAGAAGTCAAAAAAGTTATAAGTCATAAGCTCTAA
- a CDS encoding LON peptidase substrate-binding domain-containing protein, whose protein sequence is MPESSYELFLLPLLDVVLFPGMNLPLHILEDSYKEMISKCLASTSQLGIVLLDGNICEEVGTVAKIVDVENLEEGSMTILTEGKNRFKIINFIKQEPFYQAIVEPYDDIELQITEQVKKTLNEVMKLSTKAFEIYDSVYDQELSKKIKLPEDPTELLFLIAANLTCTSEEKQAVLETQSLKVRLGRIKRLLKGEIERLEVLLENKKTKDKVIKNGKLKI, encoded by the coding sequence ATGCCAGAATCAAGTTATGAATTATTTTTGCTTCCACTTCTTGATGTAGTTTTATTTCCAGGGATGAATTTACCTTTGCATATTCTTGAAGATAGTTATAAGGAAATGATTTCAAAATGTTTAGCCTCCACTAGTCAGCTTGGTATAGTTCTTTTAGATGGAAATATTTGTGAGGAAGTTGGTACAGTAGCAAAAATAGTAGATGTGGAAAATCTAGAAGAAGGTTCTATGACTATTTTGACAGAAGGAAAAAACAGATTTAAAATAATTAATTTTATTAAGCAAGAGCCATTTTATCAGGCTATTGTTGAACCATATGATGATATTGAATTACAAATAACTGAGCAGGTAAAAAAGACATTAAATGAAGTTATGAAATTATCTACAAAAGCTTTTGAAATATATGACTCTGTATATGATCAAGAACTTTCAAAAAAAATAAAATTACCTGAAGATCCTACTGAATTATTATTTTTAATTGCAGCTAATTTAACTTGTACTAGTGAGGAAAAACAAGCAGTATTAGAAACCCAATCTTTAAAAGTTAGATTAGGAAGAATTAAAAGATTATTAAAAGGTGAGATAGAAAGATTAGAAGTTCTTTTAGAAAATAAAAAAACAAAAGATAAAGTTATAAAGAATGGAAAATTAAAAATCTAA
- a CDS encoding (d)CMP kinase, which produces MKSRMYRIAIDGPSGSGKSTVAKLIAEKLGFLYIDSGAMYRAVTLYLIEKKLLNESKDRLSKHIKKIKINFVDKNGKQLIFLNGRDVSKQIRTSKVSNYVSEVSSKKVVRTEMVKRQRAFAKQNPIVMDGRDIGSNVFKNANLKIYLTASPYIRAKRRQKDLQELSEYKDMKTLLKEIQSRDNFDSSRSISPLLKAQDAVVIDSSNLIINEVLQNIYFFLPEVKYTN; this is translated from the coding sequence TTGAAATCCAGAATGTATAGAATTGCAATAGATGGTCCTAGTGGTTCAGGTAAAAGTACAGTTGCAAAATTAATTGCAGAAAAGTTAGGCTTTCTTTATATTGACAGTGGAGCAATGTATAGAGCTGTAACTCTTTACTTGATAGAAAAAAAATTATTGAATGAATCTAAAGATAGACTTAGTAAGCACATTAAAAAAATTAAAATCAACTTTGTGGATAAAAACGGGAAACAATTAATCTTTTTAAATGGTAGAGATGTTTCAAAACAGATTAGAACAAGTAAAGTTAGTAATTATGTTAGTGAGGTATCCAGCAAGAAAGTTGTTAGGACTGAGATGGTTAAAAGACAAAGAGCTTTTGCAAAGCAAAACCCAATTGTTATGGATGGAAGAGATATAGGTAGTAATGTCTTTAAGAATGCAAACTTAAAAATATATCTGACAGCATCACCTTACATTAGAGCTAAACGAAGACAAAAAGATCTGCAAGAGTTATCAGAGTATAAAGATATGAAAACACTTCTTAAAGAAATTCAATCTAGAGATAATTTTGACAGTTCCAGGTCTATTTCCCCTCTTTTAAAAGCACAAGATGCAGTCGTTATTGATAGTAGCAATCTAATAATTAATGAAGTCTTGCAAAATATTTATTTTTTCTTACCTGAGGTAAAATATACTAATTGA
- a CDS encoding 30S ribosomal protein S18 has translation MTFHKRKPPSIFEGGVKEVDFQDVRTLARFITERGRILPRKITGLSAQQQKVITKAIKRARQMSLLPYISYGGS, from the coding sequence ATGACATTTCATAAAAGAAAACCCCCATCAATTTTTGAAGGTGGTGTAAAGGAAGTAGACTTTCAGGATGTTAGAACATTGGCACGGTTTATTACTGAGAGAGGGAGGATTTTGCCAAGAAAAATTACTGGTCTTTCTGCACAACAACAAAAAGTAATAACTAAAGCAATTAAAAGAGCAAGGCAAATGAGCTTGCTACCTTATATAAGTTATGGAGGTAGTTGA
- a CDS encoding cobalamin-binding protein: MKDPKIVSCSPAHSEIICLLGKQDLIVGKTTYCDFPKDLLKEKPTIGSWMKLNYDAIEKLKPDLIITNNIVQEKIAVKLKDAGFNVYHTDPLTLNQIYSDILEIGKITSAKNEAEKLINKMKSELSEIEKDSKKLVYKQRIYVEEWHDPPTISGNWLPEIVNIAGGNYGLLEAGKRSIPISIDKLFSYNPEKIIISWCGFGEKVDIIQVLNRSGWDLLSAIKNKEIFVIDDSLLNRPGPRIVAGTKKIQEILFKQAIVKTSNK, translated from the coding sequence ATGAAAGATCCAAAAATTGTTTCATGTTCACCAGCACACAGTGAAATTATATGTCTCTTAGGAAAACAAGATTTAATTGTTGGTAAAACCACATACTGTGATTTTCCAAAAGATTTATTAAAAGAAAAACCTACAATTGGTTCCTGGATGAAGCTTAATTATGATGCTATTGAAAAATTAAAACCTGATTTAATAATAACTAACAATATTGTTCAAGAAAAAATTGCAGTTAAATTAAAAGATGCTGGTTTTAATGTTTATCATACAGATCCACTTACACTTAATCAAATATATTCAGACATCCTCGAGATTGGCAAAATTACTAGTGCTAAAAATGAAGCTGAAAAACTTATAAATAAAATGAAGAGTGAATTAAGCGAAATAGAAAAAGATTCTAAAAAACTTGTCTACAAACAAAGGATTTATGTAGAAGAGTGGCATGATCCACCAACAATTTCAGGAAACTGGTTACCAGAAATAGTTAACATTGCTGGTGGGAATTATGGTCTTCTTGAAGCAGGAAAAAGAAGTATACCAATAAGCATTGATAAGCTCTTTAGTTATAATCCTGAAAAAATAATTATTTCTTGGTGCGGCTTTGGTGAAAAAGTAGACATCATTCAAGTTTTAAACAGATCAGGTTGGGATTTATTAAGTGCAATAAAAAATAAAGAGATATTTGTAATTGATGATAGTCTTTTAAACCGTCCTGGTCCTAGAATTGTAGCTGGCACAAAAAAGATTCAAGAAATTTTATTTAAACAAGCTATAGTTAAGACTTCTAATAAATGA
- the panC gene encoding pantoate--beta-alanine ligase, which produces MTILIKTKKEIKDKLLELPKPIGLVPTMGALHAGHISLIQAAQTECKTVIVYIFVNPLQFGPDEDYEKYPRDLESDLKICEQNKVDIAFAPSVNEIYPEMDFNEETISPPVELTNILCGKTRVNHFNGVATVINKFFNIIQPDYAYFGKKDFQQLCVIKWLVHNYKHKTNIKACPTIREKSGLACSSRNKYLKKDELEIASNLYKSLKMAKANLISGMFSVQECVLESLVFLSQFLKIKVEYFEARQKDTLVKIKDNYELRDFHFFVAAKVGNVRLIDNIEIQNV; this is translated from the coding sequence ATGACAATATTAATTAAAACAAAAAAAGAAATAAAAGATAAATTGTTAGAATTGCCGAAGCCAATAGGTTTAGTGCCTACAATGGGAGCATTACATGCTGGACATATTTCTCTAATACAAGCTGCACAAACTGAATGCAAAACAGTTATTGTATATATTTTTGTTAATCCTCTTCAGTTTGGTCCAGATGAAGATTATGAAAAATATCCAAGAGATTTAGAAAGTGATTTAAAAATTTGTGAACAAAATAAAGTTGATATTGCCTTTGCTCCTAGTGTAAATGAAATTTATCCTGAGATGGATTTTAATGAAGAAACTATTTCACCTCCTGTTGAGTTAACAAATATCTTATGTGGTAAGACAAGAGTAAATCATTTTAATGGTGTAGCTACTGTTATAAACAAATTTTTTAATATAATCCAACCTGATTATGCGTATTTTGGTAAAAAAGACTTTCAGCAACTTTGTGTTATTAAATGGCTTGTACATAACTATAAACATAAGACAAATATTAAAGCATGTCCAACAATAAGAGAAAAAAGCGGGCTTGCATGTAGTTCAAGAAATAAATATTTAAAAAAAGATGAATTAGAAATTGCTTCAAATTTATATAAATCACTTAAAATGGCAAAGGCAAATCTCATAAGTGGGATGTTTAGTGTTCAAGAATGTGTTTTAGAAAGTCTAGTTTTTCTTTCACAATTTCTTAAAATAAAAGTTGAGTATTTTGAGGCAAGACAAAAAGATACCTTGGTAAAAATTAAAGATAATTATGAGTTAAGAGATTTTCATTTTTTTGTTGCTGCAAAAGTTGGAAATGTAAGATTGATTGATAACATTGAAATCCAGAATGTATAG